Proteins co-encoded in one Aspergillus luchuensis IFO 4308 DNA, chromosome 6, nearly complete sequence genomic window:
- a CDS encoding type-X family DNA polymerase (COG:L;~EggNog:ENOG410PJ3I;~InterPro:IPR018944,IPR022312,IPR001357,IPR027421, IPR043519,IPR019843,IPR002008,IPR029398,IPR028207, IPR037160,IPR002054;~PFAM:PF10391,PF14791,PF14792;~go_function: GO:0003677 - DNA binding [Evidence IEA];~go_function: GO:0003887 - DNA-directed DNA polymerase activity [Evidence IEA];~go_function: GO:0016779 - nucleotidyltransferase activity [Evidence IEA];~go_function: GO:0034061 - DNA polymerase activity [Evidence IEA];~go_process: GO:0006281 - DNA repair [Evidence IEA]), which produces MSETTASSPAQDDDAGESGPSFLNCPPIFVLPTHLSLESLHSIEEELVKREAPLTYDISEARLVLGRIGQGKRAALELRSRGIWTEPITKSEPPKKRRRVNAAQSKMAADQADIIDLSTETEDEEDGMKSRHDPSRHLHRTQTDSPAAESTVSNPSDASSVSSSVAQADTISVVKLDWLDQCLKAQELLSTDPYTIYIARRAPRPVEPSKPASLGSDILQRARQDAALRPPPKPPTVYHHARTHDSTHNPPKLYRTTTSENEETESLPPAPDWVKEHVLYACLRSTPLHPPNEGFINQLIKIRQIRELTLDEIGVRAYSTSIAAIAAYPHEFRRPSEILTLPGCDTKIANLFYEYQQSPTGTLSAATLLDTDPTLQILNNFYNIWGVGAKTAREFYYYRHWTDLDDIIEHGWNNLTRVQQIGLKYYDEFLTGIPRPEVEQIATTVTQHANLVRPTSFDNEEKGIQCIIVGGYRRGKPLCGDVDLILTHPDESLTKNLVVDVVASLESSGWITHTLALHLMTSNRDQQTLPYRASNADSTGKNFDTLDKALVVWQDPHFDDTTNQPETETTSEEEHYAKSKRNPNPHRRVDIIISPWRTVGCAVLGWSGDKTFERDLRRYVKKAHGWKFDSSGVRERTSGGQVIDLEADGETWEERERLVMEGLGVGWRRPEERCTR; this is translated from the coding sequence ATGTCCGAAACTACAGCAAGCTCCCCTGcacaggatgatgatgcagggGAATCTGGTCCCAGCTTTCTAAACTGCCCGCCTATCTTTGTGCTCCCCACCCATCTCAGTCTGGAATCGCTTCACAGCATAGAAGAGGAGCTGGTTAAGCGAGAAGCACCTCTGACCTACGACATATCCGAAGCCAGACTGGTACTCGGGAGAATCGGACAAGGAAAGCGAGCAGCTTTAGAACTACGATCTCGTGGAATATGGACCGAACCTATCACTAAATCTGAGCCCCCAAAGAAGCGGCGTCGTGTCAATGCAGCCCAGTCGAAAATGGCTGCAGACCAGGCCGACATTATCGACCTCAGCACGGAGacagaagacgaagaagatgggaTGAAAAGTCGGCATGACCCCTCGCGGCATCTCCATCGGACGCAGACTGACTCCCCCGCCGCGGAGTCAACCGTTTCAAATCCGTCTGACGCGTCTTCCGTGTCATCCTCCGTTGCACAAGCAGACACCATCAGCGTCGTCAAACTAGACTGGCTGGACCAATGTCTCAAGGCGCAAGAGCTCCTTTCTACCGATCCATATACGATTTACATCGCCCGACGGGCTCCACGCCCCGTAGAGCCCTCAAAGCCAGCCTCCCTAGGGAGCGATATCCTCCAACGAGCTAGGCAAGATGCCGCATTACGACCGCCACCAAAGCCACCGACCGTATACCACCATGCGCGTACTCACGATTCTACTCACAACCCGCCCAAACTATACCGAACCACCACCTCGGAGAACGAAGAAACCGAATCCCTTCCCCCAGCCCCAGACTGGGTGAAGGAGCACGTTCTCTACGCCTGCCTGCgctccacccccctccaccctccaaACGAAGGCTTCATCAACCAGCTTATCAAAATCCGACAAATCCGCGAATTAACACTCGACGAAATCGGGGTCCGCGCCTACAGCACGTCCATCGCAGCGATAGCAGCCTACCCGCACGAATTCCGCCGCCCCTCTGagatcctcaccctcccaggCTGCGACACCAAAATCGCCAACCTCTTCTACGAATACCAACAAAGCCCAACGGGCACCCTCTCAGCCGCTACCCTCCTAGACACCGACCCAACCCTCCAGATCCTCAACAACTTCTACAACATTTGGGGCGTCGGCGCCAAAACCGCGCGCgaattctactactaccgccACTGGACAGACCTAGACGACATCATCGAACACGGCTGGAACAACCTCACGCGCGTCCAACAAATCGGCCTAAAATACTACGACGAGTTCCTAACCGGCATCCCCCGCCCCGAAGTCGAACAAATTGCCACAACAGTAACCCAGCACGCCAACCTCGTCCGTCCAACCTCCTTCGACAACGAAGAGAAAGGCATCCAATGTATAATCGTAGGCGGCTACCGTCGCGGAAAACCCCTCTGCGGTGACGTcgacctcatcctcacccacccagACGAATCCCTAACCAAAAACCTGGTCGTCGACGTAGTCGCCAGCCTGGAATCCTCTGGCTGGATTACCCACACCCTAGCCCTCCACTTAATGACCTCTAACCGCGACCAACAAACCCTCCCCTACCGAGCAAGCAACGCCGACAGCACGGGCAAGAACTTTGACACATTAGATAAAGCCCTCGTCGTATGGCAGGACCCCCACTTCGACGACACTACGAACCAACCGGAAACAGAAACCACttcagaagaagaacactACGCAAAGAGTAAACGAAACCCAAACCCCCACCGCAGAgtagacatcatcatctccccctGGCGAACAGTCGGGTGTGCCGTTCTCGGCTGGTCAGGCGATAAGACCTTCGAAAGAGATCTACGACGGTATGTGAAGAAAGCGCATGGGTGGAAGTTTGATTCCAGTGGGGTTAGGGAGAGGACGTCGGGCGGACAGGTTATTGATCTTGAGGCTGATGGGGAGAcgtgggaggagagggagaggttggttatggaggggttgggggtgggttggaggaggcccGAGGAGAGGTGTACCAGGTAA
- a CDS encoding uncharacterized protein (COG:S;~EggNog:ENOG410PNQ3) yields the protein MGVMRLPRPTGVYVPNSPTRSLKGDMISSPLSPEFNFDSETLTPSIIPALEYVSSKLEQRMMHVTLLVGRGKPYPTGQPSDLIVIPITPLDETAWRIVFRTVAKGASKFSLGHSWTDALNRSQHERQAHDYLIQQSIMQNEVIFSREGLTLLNVDRIYTLKRRLCILSHRGTPPEESYISSCAQLLHRTINDFHGRPFSRAFFHRVYEQLDVPDMLLSQVADAFRKQYKQEGIIIPPPAKADVAPPAKTNVPPRVKVERPRKSPLRAIRAARRQNPPPTRYNLPTKRGPKTPLSASDVTPITRNEWNMLRTDFPLGKTTVTKWTPSPTVMAAA from the coding sequence ATGGGTGTCATGCGTTTACCTCGCCCAACCGGCGTGTATGTGCCGAACTCACCCACACGGAGCCTCAAGGGCGATATGATCTCCTCCCCATTATCACCTGAATTCAACTTTGACTCTGAGACCTTGACTCCTTCCATTATTCCTGCCCTTGAATACGTTTCTTCCAAACTGGAGCAGAGGATGATGCACGTTACTCTGCTTGTCGGTCGCGGGAAGCCCTACCCCACCGGCCAACCATCCGatctcatcgtcatccccatcaccccTCTGGATGAGACAGCATGGCGGATCGTGTTCCGCACGGTAGCCAAGGGAGCCAGCAAGTTCTCTTTAGGCCACAGCTGGACTGACGCCTTGAACCGCAGCCAGCACGAGCGCCAGGCCCACGACTACCTGATCCAACAATCGATCATGCAGAATGAAGTGATCTTCAGCAGAGAGGGTCTGACACTGCTGAACGTGGACCGCATCTACACCCTGAAGCGCCGGCTGTGCATCCTTTCCCATCGGGGAACACCGCCCGAAGAATCTTACATCTCATCCTGcgcgcagctcctccaccgtaCCATCAATGACTTCCATGGTCGTCCCTTCAGCAGGGCCTTCTTCCACCGTGTCTACGAGCAGCTGGATGTGCCTGATATGCTGTTATCCCAGGTGGCGGATGCCTTCAGAAAGCAATACAAGCAGGAAGGAATTATTATCCCACCTCCTGCGAAGGCCGATGTTGCACCTCCCGCCAAGACCAATGTGCCACCCcgggtgaaggtggagcGTCCCCGGAAGTCACCACTACGTGCGATCCGGGCAGCTCGTCGCCAAAACCCTCCGCCAACAAGATACAACTTGCCAACCAAGCGCGGGCCCAAGACACCCCTGTCTGCATCTGATGTGACTCCTATCACTCGGAACGAATGGAACATGCTCCGTACGGACTTTCCTTTGGGCAAGACCACTGTTACCAAGTggacaccatcaccaactgtTATGGCTGCTGCGTGA
- a CDS encoding HoxN/HupN/NixA family nickel/cobalt transporter (COG:P;~EggNog:ENOG410PK7C;~InterPro:IPR011541,IPR004688;~PFAM:PF03824;~TransMembrane:8 (i52-79o129-149i161-184o204-221i233-255o261-280i331-358o378-401i);~go_component: GO:0005887 - integral component of plasma membrane [Evidence IEA];~go_function: GO:0015099 - nickel cation transmembrane transporter activity [Evidence IEA];~go_process: GO:0035444 - nickel cation transmembrane transport [Evidence IEA]) codes for MRDSTPPSPNPSHVSEGNGQTDVAGSKWNIKKFVRQAERSHRRLPGLKKVPLPAIAIILFIAFINVVVWIAAAIVLRYYPSLVSNAVLSYTLGLRHAFDADHISAIDLMTRRLLATGQKPVTVGTFFSLGHSTIVIITSIVVAATAAAISSRFDSFSTIGGIIGTSVSAAFLILLGLMNAYILFKLYKQMQKVLDLPEGQEDEVWKIEGGGVLFSVLKRMFKLIDRPWKMYPLGILFGLGFDTSSEIALLGISSVEAAKGTNFWVILIFPVLFTAGMCLLDTTDGALMLSLYVQPSANFLPPKSDTSSDAPLMGEDTEVEPSKNHRDPVAFLYYSIVLTCLTVMVAIVIGVIQLLTLVLNVANPTGKFWDGVQVAGDYYDAIGGGICGLFIIIGGLSVVVYKPWRRWIARRHGKTFVTDVEGYRDEEPSATNAPDTPILDEGRDGAAAVNYGATGKGDAAVTVEPVGGGPAR; via the exons ATGCGGGACTCGACCCCTCCCAGTCCTAACCCAAGCCATGTCTCGGAGGGAAATGGCCAAACCGATGTTGCAGGTAGCAAATGGAATATCAAGAAGTTCGTCAGGCAAGCTGAGCGATCGCATCGTCGGTTGCCGGGACTGAAGAAGGTTCCTTTGCCTGCCATCGCCATTATTCTGTTCATTGCGTTCATTAACGTTGTGGTGTGGATTGCCGCCGCAATTGTGTTG CGCTATTACCC GTCCCTGGTGTCTAATGCCGTACTATCTTATACTCTCGGATTGAGACATGCATTTGATGCGGATCATATTTCG GCCATCGACTTGATGACTAGAAGATTACTGGCGACGGGCCAAAAGCCCGTCACTGTAGgcaccttcttctctctcggcCATTCCAC CATTGTTATCATCACGTCCATCGTAGTCGCAGCCACTGCTGCAGCTATCTCATCAAGATTCGACAGTTTCAGCACCATTGGCGGTATCATCGGCACTTCAGTCAGTGCCGCTTTCCTGATCCTACTGGGTCTCATGAATGCCTACATCTTGTTCAAATTATACAAGCAAATGCAAAAGGTCTTGGATCTACccgaaggccaagaagatgaagtgTGGAAGatcgagggtggtggtgtgctATTCTCCGTGCTCAAGCGCATGTTCAAGCTTATTGACAG ACCTTGGAAAATGTATCCGCTTGGAATCTTGTTCGGCCTTGGCTTTGACACATCATCTGAAATCGCCCTTCTTGGCATCTCGTCTGTCGAAGCTGCCAAGGGCACTAACTTTTGGGTTATCCTGATCTTCCCGGTCCTATTCACAG CGGGAATGTGTCTCCTCGACACCACCGACGGAGCCCTAATGCTCTCCCTCTACGTCCAACCCtccgccaacttcctccccccaaagAGCGACACCTCTTCCGACGCGCCCCTCATGGGCGAAGACACCGAGGTCGAACCATCCAAGAACCACCGCGACCCAGTAGCATTCCTGTACTACTCCATCGTCCTAACCTGCCTCACAGTCATGgtcgccatcgtcatcggcgTGATCCAACTCCTCACTCTCGTCCTGAACGTCGCTAACCCCACCGGTAAATTCTGGGACGGAGTCCAAGTAGCAGGAGACTACTACGACGCCATTGGCGGCGGTATCTGTGgactcttcatcatcattggcGGCCTCAGTGTGGTTGTTTACAAgccctggaggagatggattgCCCGGAGACATGGAAAGACCTTTGTTACTGATGTCGAGGGATATCGGGATGAAGAACCGTCTGCTACTAATGCTCCCGATACGCCGATTCTGGATGAGGGGAGAGatggggctgctgctgttaaTTATGGGGCTACAGGGAAGGGGGATGCGGCTGTTACGGTGGAGCCGGTTGGTGGGGGGCCTGCGCGGTAA
- a CDS encoding chitin deacetylase (CAZy:CE4;~COG:G;~EggNog:ENOG410PP58;~InterPro:IPR002509,IPR011330;~PFAM:PF01522;~SECRETED:SignalP(1-19);~go_function: GO:0003824 - catalytic activity [Evidence IEA];~go_function: GO:0016810 - hydrolase activity, acting on carbon-nitrogen (but not peptide) bonds [Evidence IEA];~go_process: GO:0005975 - carbohydrate metabolic process [Evidence IEA]) has translation MFKSLALIALAAISPSALCAPITSRDIPFGQVITTCTTPNTIALTFDDGPSSYTPQLLDLLSEYKVRATFFVLGEASQANPQIIQRIRQEGHQVGSHTYDHTSLPTLSYDQIVQEMTSLESVLESSMGNIPTYMRPPYFDVNDLTLQVMKDLGYHVITASIDTKDYNHNSPDLISQSYDKFVTELNNGGNLCLAHDTKEQTVVTLAKMMLDETKSRGLTVTTVGDCLGDPEASWYRSSR, from the exons ATGTTCAAGTCCCTCGCATTGATCGCTCTGGCAGCAATCAGCCCCAGCGCATTGTGTGCCCCTATCACCAGCAGGGACATCCCATTCGGGCAGGTCATTACCACAtgcaccacccccaacaccatTGCGTTGACCTTCGATGATGGCCCATCATCATACACCCCCCAACTGCTCGACCTTCTCAGCGAATACAAAGTCCGAGCTACCTTTTTCGTCCTCGGCGAAGCCAGTCAGGCAAACCCCCAGATTATCCAGCGCATAAGACAGGAGGGACATCAAGTTGGCTCCCATAC CTACGACCACACCAGCCTCCCCACACTAAGCTACGACCAAATCGTCCAAGAAATGACCAGCCTTGAGTCCGTGCTTGAAAGCTCCATGGGCAATATTCCAACCTACATGCGTCCCCCTTACTTCGACGTCAATGACTTGACCCTCCAGGTTATGAAGGATCTCGGCTACCATGTTATCACAGCCAGTATTGACACTAAGGACTATAACCACAACAGCCCTGACCTGATCAGTCAGAGTTATGACAAGTTCGTCACTGAGCTCAACAATGGTGGTAATCTTTGCTTGGCCCATGATACTAAGGAACAGACGGTGGTTACcttggcgaagatgatgctCGATGAGACAAAGTCGAGGGGTTTGACAG TGACCACTGTTGGTGACTGCCTCGGTGACCCAGAGGCGTCGTGGTACCGTTCCAGCCGATAG